A window of Kiritimatiellia bacterium contains these coding sequences:
- a CDS encoding class I SAM-dependent methyltransferase, whose amino-acid sequence MKSAIVEHTHCRVCGRGDLVPLLSLGEQYAVAFLDSPAEPAVRAPLELVFCDPARGGCALVQLRHTLDHDLLYRRYWYRSGISTTMVAALRDVARAAERVAALKSGDLVIDIGCNDGTLLRQYAVQGLETIGFEPSNLWTLATDAGRIVHDYFRAAPFLELSGGRPARAITSIAMFYDLEDPNTFVRDIVACLAPDGVWIVQMNYLGLMIENATFDNISHEHLEYYSLAAMERLLDRHDLEVMDAELNDVNGGSVRLYIRRRGATVRPFDGADRRLMAIRQREAELGLERADALAGFARRIERIRDRLREVLEEERRAGRRVMIYGASTRGLVVLQYAGITAELIPLAVDKNPDKAGRYIAGTGIRCITLEQYRADPPDLLFVLPYQFQREIMLQEAEFLRRGGRMLFAIPEVRVVGAAELAAMEAGSR is encoded by the coding sequence GTGAAGAGCGCGATCGTTGAACACACTCACTGCCGTGTCTGCGGGCGTGGCGACCTCGTGCCGCTGCTCTCGCTCGGCGAGCAGTACGCGGTCGCGTTCCTCGATTCGCCGGCCGAACCGGCGGTGCGGGCGCCACTCGAGCTGGTGTTCTGCGACCCCGCGCGCGGCGGCTGCGCGCTCGTCCAGTTGCGGCACACGCTCGATCACGACCTCCTCTATCGACGTTACTGGTACCGCTCCGGCATCAGCACCACGATGGTCGCCGCGCTGCGCGACGTCGCGCGGGCGGCCGAGCGTGTCGCCGCGCTGAAGAGCGGCGACCTGGTCATCGACATCGGCTGCAACGACGGCACCCTGCTGCGTCAGTACGCGGTCCAAGGATTGGAAACGATCGGCTTCGAGCCCTCCAACCTTTGGACGCTCGCAACCGATGCCGGCCGCATCGTGCACGATTACTTCCGCGCGGCACCGTTCCTCGAACTTTCGGGCGGACGCCCCGCGCGCGCGATCACGAGCATCGCGATGTTCTACGATCTGGAGGACCCCAACACGTTCGTGCGCGACATCGTCGCCTGTCTGGCTCCGGACGGCGTCTGGATCGTGCAGATGAACTATCTCGGTCTGATGATCGAGAACGCGACCTTCGACAACATCTCGCACGAACACCTTGAATACTACTCGCTGGCCGCGATGGAACGGTTGCTCGACCGGCACGATCTCGAGGTGATGGACGCCGAGTTGAACGATGTGAACGGCGGCAGCGTCCGGCTCTACATCCGCCGGCGGGGCGCAACGGTGCGCCCGTTCGACGGCGCGGACCGGCGGCTGATGGCGATCCGCCAGCGGGAAGCGGAGCTCGGGCTGGAGCGGGCCGACGCACTGGCCGGATTTGCGCGGCGCATCGAGCGCATCCGGGACCGGCTCCGCGAAGTGCTCGAAGAGGAGCGGCGCGCGGGCCGCCGCGTGATGATCTACGGCGCCTCGACGCGGGGGCTGGTGGTGCTGCAGTACGCGGGCATCACCGCAGAGCTGATCCCGCTGGCGGTGGACAAGAACCCCGACAAGGCCGGCCGTTACATCGCCGGTACCGGCATTCGCTGCATCACGCTCGAGCAGTACCGCGCCGATCCGCCGGACCTGCTCTTCGTGCTGCCGTACCAGTTCCAGCGCGAGATCATGCTGCAGGAGGCGGAGTTTCTCCGGCGCGGTGGGCGCATGCTCTTTGCGATTCCGGAGGTGCGCGTGGTCGGCGCCGCGGAACTGGCCGCGATGGAGGCCGGGAGCCGATGA